The Rhizobium leguminosarum DNA segment CCGCAATGCTGCCGCAACCCTTGTGGCGGACAGAGGGAAGGTCAAGAGAACAGGCGGGTGATGCGGATATTGTTGATAGAAGACGAGCGGGAGTTGGCCGAGGCGCTGTCGGCAGCGCTTGGCAAACATGGGATCGTCACCGACCACACGATGCACCTGGCCGATGCCGTCGAGCTGACGCGGCAGAACCTCTACGACGCGATCCTGCTCGACCGGCGCCTGCCCGACGGAGAGGGGTTGAGCTTCATTCCGGAGCTGCGGCGGACGGGGAAGGATACGCCGATCATCGTGCTGACGGCGCGCAACGAGCCGAAGGAACGGGTCGAAGGGCTCGACCTCGGCGCCGACGACTATCTTGGCAAGCCGTTCCTGGTCGAAGAGCTGATGGCGCGGCTGCGGGCCGTGCTGCGGCGGGCGCCGGGTCTGGCCGAATTGCAGATTGCCGCCGGGCGGATGGTGATCGATCCGCTGCATCTCAGCGTTACTGTCGCAACGGTGCCGCTCGACCTGCCGCGACGCGAGCTTCTGGTGCTGGCAGCCCTTGCCCGGCGCAAGGGCAAGACGGTGCTCCGTTCGACGCTGGAGGCGGCGGTTTATAATTACGAGGAGGAAATCCAGTCGAATGCACTGGACGCGCATATTTCGCGGCTGCGCAAGCGGCTGATCGACGCCGGCGCCGGCGTCGCGATCCATAATATCCGCGGCGTCGGCTATCTCATGAAGGAAGAATGATGGACAAGGCGCAAGACGCCAATCCGTCGCTTTGGTGGCGGCTCAGCTGGCAGCTCAGCCTGGTCTTCGTCGGCGTGGTGACGGCCGTCACCATCGGGCTCTGCTTCTACGGCGCGACGATTCTTTCTCCGAACGTCGCGCTGGAGGATCAGATCACCGGCGTGCTGGCGTCGGCGGTTGGGCTCGATGCCGAGGGACGGCTCGAAATAGGGGATACGCCGGAGCTCGATGCCTTCAAGCGAGAGTATGACGGGCTCTGGTATGTCGCGGCGACAACGAACGGTTCATTCGTGTCCTACGGGACCATTCCCGCCGCCTACAGCGACGTTGCGCGTTTCACCTATCTCTTCGAAGGGGCCGATATCAGGGGATCGGCCGGCACGGACGAGATCGCCTCGGTCGAAAGCGTTGAGACCGGGATCGGCGAGCTCAGGGTTTTGTTCGGCGGCGTTGCCGACAAGGGCTGGCCGGTCCTGACCCTTATGGGCGCGGTTTATCCGATCTACCTCCCGCTGTTTGCCATCGCCTTGCCGGCGGTTTTTCTTGCCGTTCCCAGGATCGTCGGGCGCGGCCTTGCCAGCGTCAGCGAGGTTGCCCGCAAAGCCTCGGAAATCGACGCCCGCCGCTACGATGCGCGCCTGCCGCTCGACGGCATTCCGAGGGAGGTCGCGCCGTTGGTGATCGCCTTCAACGAGGCGCTCGACCGGCTGGAAAACGAGTACCGCAAACGGCAGCACTTCCTGATCGATGCGGCGCATGAGCTAAGGACACCGATCGCGATCATGCAGACCCGGATCGACGGAACGCCGGAAGGGCAGGACCGCCGGCGATTGCTCGACGACGTCGCGCGGCTGGCGGAGACGGCCGAACAGCTGCTCGATTTCGAGCGCAACGACCAAGCGACCGATCTCCATGAAATGGTCGACCTCGTCGAGATTGCCCGCTCCGTGGTTGCCGATCTCGCGCCGGTGGCGATCGGCGCCGGCTACCAGATCTCGTTTCAGAGCGAGGTCGAGAGCCTGAAGCGCAAGGGGAGCCCCTCGGCGCTGCCGCGGGCGGTGAGCAACCTCGTGCGCAATGCCATCGACCATGGCGGCGGGAGCGGCATGATCACGGTCTCCGTATCGGCCTCCGGCGGCGGTCGGATCAGCGTCGCCGACGAGGGGCCGGGCATTCCGGCCGAGCACCGCGAGCTTGTGTTCGAGCCGTTCTATCGCGTCACTCCGAAGAGCACGGGGGCGGGGCTCGGCCTCAGCCTCGTCAAGCAGATCACCGCAAACCATGGCGGCGAAGTCAGCATCGAGAGTGGGGACGCCGGCACCGAGGTGGCGATCCGGCTTTGATGACGCGGGAAAGGATGTAATGCTGCGGCAATTCTCGGCCGCCACTTTTGCCTGAACTAGGGCGCCGCGCGTCCGACAGACGCGCTAAGGACGCTCTAGCACTTTAAACTGCGCATAATCCTTTCCGAAATCGATCTCGATTTCGGGGTTATGCGCTATCGGCGATGGAGGCCAGACAGAGTGCGCAGCAATCCATACACTTCATCCTTTTCAACACGGACTTCAAGGTTCTTTTCTGTTGCCCTGCCGCTGGCGCTTGCGGCGGCTGCGGCCGGGTGCAGCACGGTGCCACTAAAGCAAGCGGGCACGCTTTCTTCCTATTCCAATCTCGGTCCGCCCAAGGGCAAGCTTCAGAAGTCGCGCATCTATGTCGACGGGGCGGGTCTTGCGCCGGCGAAGACGGTCGCCATCGCCCCGACCACCTTTGCCTTCAGCGCCGCGACCCGCATCAAATCACCGGCCGACCGCACGATGGTGTCGAATGCGCTCGACCGGGCCCTCTGCATCTCGCTCAGCGACGAATACCGGATAGTGGCACAGGGCGAGCCCGCCGACCTGACGATCCGCTCCGTCGTTACAGACATCGTGCCGACCAACAAGGCGATGGCCGGCGTTTCGACGGTCGTGACCGTCGGCAGTGGCTTCGCGCTTCCGGTCGGCGTGCCGCGCTTGCCGGTCGGGCTCGGTGGGCTGGCCGTCGAGGCCGAGGCGGTCGATGGCTCGGGCGTCCAGCGGGCGGCGATGGTCTGGTCGCGTGGGGCGAATTCGCTGCAGAACGAGCCGCGCGTTTCCGAAGTGGGCGACGCCTACGGCCTTGCTTCGAAGTTCAGCAGCGAATTTTCCCGCATGCTGATTGCCCGCAAGGAGCCGAAGGGACTGGATCTTTCGCTCCCTTCCGGCCAGCGGATGAAATCCTGGCTCGGCGGGAAACCGAAATACGCCGCCTGCGATGCCTTCGGCCGCGAACCTGGCCTGATCGGCGCGGTCGCCTCCAACTTCGGCGCGCCGCCGCAATGGACAGAGAAGAAGCCGAAGCCGGCCGCCATTTACCAACCGAGCGCTCAGCCCTAACCCCGAGGGAGTGGTGCCGTCACTCCGGGAGCGACTCTTCCCGGAGTGGACTATTGCAGGAGTGACTCACTCCTGCAGCGAACCACTCCTGGGCTGACGGGACGGACGGGGTAAAGGCCCGCAAGCCTTGCTCCGTCCGTCTTTGCTATTGAGGAGGTCACCGTGGCGCTGATACGCAGCAAAAAAAGCCCCGCATGTTCATGCGAGGCTTCCTTCCGGGCCGGGTGACTGGATTACCGGCACTGGCGGCGCGGGCCGTAGCTCGGCTGGAAGGTATTGTCGTAGGCGCGGTACGACCGGTAGCGGCTGTAGCAATAGTCGGCATGCGAGCTGTAGCCACTTGAAGAATAGGCGCCTGGCTGCGAGGCGATGATGCCACCGAGGAGCGCGCCGGCAGCGAGGCCGCCGATGATGGCGCCGGTATTGTCATAGTCGTGATAGTGACGGTTATAGTGACGGTTATAGCCACGGTCCCACCCATAGCGGTCGTCGCTATAGGAGTGGCGGTCGCTGTAGTGATGGCGGTTGGGATACCACCTGCGACCATTATGGAACTGCCCCGGGCAGTTGGTGAAGTTATTGCAGCCGACTGTCACGATACGGGCATCGGCACTTTGAGGCGCCGGTTGCGCCAATTGCGCCGGGCTCGGCACGAAGGCCGGGCCTGCCGAGGCCGGCATTCCGGAGAAAGCCGTCGCTATCGACAGGGCAATGATGGCGAATCTGTTCATCTCTCTCACCTTGAGTAACGGATGTATCAAGAGGGTAACGCAGGGAAAGGTTATAGGTTTCATTTTGGGATGGGAGGCGCGATATATGTGCGTATCTGCTAACGCACTGGGATAAAATGGGGCTCGGCTACCGGCGGCCGATGCGGTGGGCTGCGGCCTGCCGGAGACCCGAAAGAATGCGGCGTTCGAGCGTATAGCGGGTGGCGCGTTATCAGGCTCACCTTCCGCCAGCCAGCAATCGAAGCTGGTTCTCGTCATGCACGCCTTGTCGGTAAAGCTCGATGATAAGGGCGCCGAGACGGGCGGCTTCCTCGCGTGATCGGTCAATCTGGAGCTCGCTACACAGCGCTTCATGGACACGCCTGCACACATCGAGATCTTCGGAGGCGAGCGGTTCGTCACGCGTGCTGAACAGCTTGTCTGACATCGCAATCTGCCCTTCTTCGATGCGGTGAATCGCTATCGGTGAAAAAAAAGATAATTTCGCGATCTTTGCTCTGCAAGATGGGCGAACGTCCGATGTTCAAAAACAATTCGGGGCGCGCGCGCACGCCAGGAAACAGGCCAGGAAAAATGGGGCGAGGGCGGCGCGGCTGGTATGAGACCGATGGGCGCGTCGGCCTGACAGGCAGCGCGAGTGAGGAGATCTACCTGGTTGCCGGATCCTTGCCGCCTTGCTGCGACAGACGCAGTTCTTTCAGCCTTTTGGTTTTCTCGCGGCGAGCCCGCTGCTCCGCTTCGATGGTTTCCTTGGCGGCTCGCTCGGTGTTTTCGAAGCGATCCTGCCGATAAGCCTTTGATGAGGGTTCACGTTCTCTTGTCATGGCCGCTAAACGCAAATCGGCGAAAACGGTTTCATGAGAAAACGACTAAGCGGCTCTCAAAAAATCGAGGTGGTCGGCGTCGCCGCCTAATGCAGCCGACGGCCGCTCAAATTTTGTCGTGCCCGGTCAAGGCATGCCGCGGGCGCCTCATCGGCGCCCGTGGCATGACGGATCATTCCTTGATGAAGGCGAGGATGTCCGGATTGATGATGTCGGCATGGGTCGTGCACATGCCGTGCGGAAATTTCTCATAGACCTTCAGCGTGGCGTTCTGCAGCAGCTTGGACGAGAGCAAAGCGGAGTCGGCGATCGGCACGATCTGGTCATCGTCGCCGTGCATGACGAAGGTCGGCACGGTGATGATCTTCAGGTCTTCGGTGAAATCGGTTTCCGAGAAGGCCTTGATGCCGTCGTAATGCGCCTTGGCGCCGCCGATCATGCCCTGGCGCCACCAATTGTTGATGACCGGTTCCGATACTTTCGCACCCGGCCGGTGGAAGCTGTAGAACGGGCCGGCCGGCAGGTCACGGTAGAACTGCGAGCGATTGGCGGCGAGCTGCCTGCGCAGATCATCGAAGACCTCGATCGGCAGGCCGCCGGGATTGGCAGCCGTTTTCACCATGATGGGCGGCACGGCGCCGATGATGACGAGCTTGGCGACGCGGCCCTGCGGCTGGCCATGGCGGGCAACGTAATGGGTCGCTTCGCCGCCACCGGTGGAGTGGCCGATATGGACGGTGTTCCGGAGATCGAGATGCTCGACGACAGCTGCGGCATCGGCGGCGTAATGATTCATGTCGTGACCGTCGCCCACCTGGGTGGAGCGGCCATGGCCGCGCCGGTCATGGGCGACGACCCGGTAGCCCTTCTCGAGGAAGAACAGCATCTGGGTGTCCCAGTCGTCGGAGCAGAGCGGCCAGCCGTGATGGAACATGATCGGCTGGGCGGTCTTCGGCCCCCAATCCTTGTAGAAGATCTCGACGCCGTCCTTGGTGGTGACTTTGCTCATGTCATGGCTTCCTTGGTTGGGTTGGAGTGGATTGGTGCGGTCGGAAGTTTGCGCCGTTGCCGGCGGGATTGGCAAGACTCCGAGCGCCGTTGCGCCGAAGGCTTGGGCAAGAGGGTTAGGCCTGAGGTAACACCGGCGGAATGTGCTGATGTTGTTATTGAATGCCTTTTTCTATTCTGTTGATATAACTGAAGTTTGTATGACGCGGTGGGATGGTCGCCGCAACAGGCTTGATGGCGTCGCGAAGGCAGCTGATTTAACGGGCTGATGTCTGCAATGAGCCAGTTTTTTGCCGTTCGTTCAAGATATCTGTTCGGGTAGCTCGATATATCTGTCCGGCTAGTTATGTTCGCGTTCTCCCGCAATTTCAGGCAGCCGCCCACGCTCACTTGAACGGCGTTCGACGCCCAACCATCTAATCCTCAACAACAGTATTGATGGCGAACCGTCGCAACCGAGACCGCTTTGGCCACGGACGACCGTTATTCCCGCCTGAGGATCAAATCATGGGTTACATGGACAAGAAGATAGCGCCTCAGAATGACGGGGCGCTGATCGATGCCTATTCGCAATCGATCGCATCGGCAGTCGACACGGTCGGGCCGGCCGTCAGCCGGATCGAAAGGGTCGGTGGCCGGCAGGGGCACGGCTCGGGTTTCGCCATCTCGCCTGACGGGTTGGTCATCACCAACAGCCATGTCGTCGACGACGCCAAAGTCGTTCGCATCACCACGCCCGATGGCCTCGTCACCGAGGGCCGTGTGCTCGGCCGCGATGTCGATACCGATATCGCCCTCGTTCGCGCCAATACAAGCACCGGCGCCTGGGCGAAGCTCGGAGATTCCCAGCGCCTGCGCCGAGGCCATATCGCCGTCGCAATCGGAAACCCGCTCGGTTTCGAATGGACCGTCACCGCCGGCATCGTCTCGGCGCTCGGCCGGTCGATGCGGGCAGCCAGCGGCCGCCTGATGGAGGATGTCATCCAGACCGATGCGGCTCTCAATCCCGGCAACTCAGGCGGGCCGCTGGTGTCTTCCAGCGGGGAGGTGATCGGCGTCAACACCGCCGTCATCCAGGGCGCGCAGAGCATCGCCTTTGCTGTAGCGTCGAATACGGCCAATTTCGTCGTTTCGGAAATTCTCCGCTATGGTCAGGTGAGGCGCGCCTTCATCGGTATCTCAGGCGATACGATCGTGCTGCCGCGCCGGGTGGCACTCGCGGCGGGCACGGTGCAGACCACCTCCGTCCGCATCCGCCGCGTCGAGCCGGAAGGACCGGCGGCAAAGGGAGGGCTGCAGGAGGGCGATTATATCCTCGCTATCGACGGCAGTCCGGTCGGCGGCGTCGATGATATCGTCCGGTTGATGGATGGCAGCAGGATCGGCAAGGATACGGAAATTATGGTGTTCTCGGTGGCCGGCCGGATCGAGAAGAAGATTTTGCTGCCGATGGCGCGGTTATAGGCCGTGGCGGATTTCGCAAGACGCGGTAAGCACATGCGGCATTCCATTTTTGGCCGTACGCCCAATGATCGACAGGACGGATCGGCATTTCCGCTATTTCCATTGCAGACCGGCCTGGCGGGCGCTGCTCACCGAGATGGCGGGACCGATGCGACCATCTGCGGCTTGCACAAACCACCAATAGGGGACGTGGCGACGAAGATATAACGCTACGTCAGGCGCTGACCGCTTCCTGCTCCGTCCCTGAAAAATCGACAGCCGCAAAGGCCGCCGCCAGCACCTCCGGCCCGGCGCCGCTTTTGGCCGCATCGGTCGACAGAATCTGGCGGTAGCGCCTGGCGCCGGGCAGACCGGTAAAGAGGCCGACCATGTGGCGGGCCACGTGCTGCAGCCGACCACCGCCCGCGATGTGGCGTTCGGCATAGGCCATCATCCGATCCCGCAGCGCTTCCCAATCCGGCTCGGCCGCCGGCGCACCAAAGAAGCGCTGATCGATTTCGGAAAGGATCGCGGCATTCTGGTAAGCGGCGCGGCCCAGCATGACGCCGTCGACATGCTCGAGATGGGCGGCGGCTTCATCCAGCGTGCGGATGCCGCCGTTGATGCCGATGAAGATGTCGGGCCAGCGCTGCTTCATCCGATAGACAATGTCGTAGTCGAGCGGCGGGATCTCGCGATTTTCCTTCGGGCTCAGGCCCTTCAGCCAGGCTTTGCGGGCATGGATCCAGATCGCGTCGGCGCCGGCGTCGAGAACGCGGGTGATCAGCTCGGGCAGCGCCTGTTCTGGCTCCTGCTCGTCGACACCGATCCGGCATTTCACCGTCACCGGTACCGTCGCAACCCTCTTCATCGCCGCGACGCATTCGGCCACCGTCTCCGGCGTCAGCATCAGGCAGGCGCCGAAGGTGCCCGACTGCACCCGATCGGAAGGGCAGCCGACATTGAGGTTGATCTCGTCATAACCGTAGGGTTCTGATATCTTCACCGCTTCGGCAAGCTTTGCCGGGTCTGACCCGCCGAGCTGCAGCGCCAGAGGATGTTCCGCGGCGTCATGGCCGAGCAGCCGGTCGCGCGGACCGTGGATGATCGCATCGGCCACCACCATCTCGGTATAGAGCAATGCCTGCCGGCTGATCTGGCGATGGAAATAGCGGCAATGCCGATCCGTCCAATCGATCATCGGGGCGACCGCAAAAATCGGGCTCTTCTGCGTCATCGACGTTCCATAAATCGTTGTTCTCCGGGTGCCGCAAATGGGGCGCCGCACCGCCGCGGGGCGGGATCATCTCTTCAGCGCGCATATAACATCTGGCGATGCGATCGACAAATGTCGGTGACGCTGCAAACAGAAACGGCGCCCCTTGCGGAGCGCCGTTCATGCCGCCGAAGCGGAAGTCTGACTTACGAAGCCGAGATGTTGACGGCCTTCGGGCCCTTGCCCATGCGGTCCGGCTCGGTGTCGAAGGTAACCTGCTGGCCTTCGCGCAGCGACTGGATGCCAGAAGCCTGCAGCGCAGAGATATGGACGAAAACGTCCTTTGCGCCGCCGTCCGGCGTGATGAAACCAAAACCCTTGTCCTGGTTGAAGAATTTTACGGTGCCCTTGGTGGCCATTGGGATCGTCCTTTTCCCTTAGTCTGTGTAGTATCCGCGCCCCCGAGAGGAAGCGGACGGCTTTAGCTTTCGCCCCGATCGATTGGGGACGAAGGGTCAGTCGGAGAAGTCACGTACGGGGAAAGAACGTCTACGTAGGCGGGTAGTCCCGCGCCGCCTTCCAAACGGAAGGGATTACCACATCTGTCCAGTCACCGGCATGCAAATGCCCGAGTGGCAAATTGGTGCCAGCTTTTCGGGCAAAAAGCAAGTGGGATTATTTTGACATGCCCGCATCGATGGCAGGAAATGTCGAAGATTCAGATACTTGAGGAAGAGTTAGCGGTTCCTTGCACGGGTGTGCCGCAGTGGGATTCCGTGCCGAAACGGGATGAGGGGCAGATTCGGCGGCCGCTGTGGATTTTGTCGTGGGCGGCCCGTGCGATACTGCACACCGATCAGCCCTCATGGTGAGGAGGCCCGCAGGGTCGTCTCGAACCACGAGGGCTGATCTTGAGATATCGGCCACCCGCCTACTGCGCATCACCCAGCAACGCGCTTAGGCTCCACGGATTATTCCCCTTCTGATTAGCGATGTCGTCGACCTTCCAGCCGCCGTGCTGTCGCACCAGCGTGTAGAAGAGCGTCACCTCTTCGCCGTTTTCGAACTGCACCTCCACCTCGGCCTTGTCATCCAGCAGGATGGGCTGACCGATCCTGACGTCGCTCGCCGTGCCGTCCTGGCCCGCGATGACGGGATCGAAGTCGATCGCGCCGACATCGCCATCGGGCGTGTTGTCGAGATCGGCCTGGAGGAGCTCGTTCAGATGGTCGGAGAAGAAGATCGAATAAGGCGAGGGCGCCTCGGCGTCGCTATTGTCGGTGTTGTAACTGTAGAGCGCCTTGAGCAGCGCCTTCGGTGTCTTGTAGGTCTCGGCCGATGCGGGCAAGGCTGCGAGCGCCGACACGGCAAGGGCCAGGATGAATGTGGGCAGACGCATGCGGGCTCTCCTCGGATGAGCAGAAATCATAACCGAAACGGGCGTCGAGGTGGAGCTGCATTTTGGAAAGGTTGCCCGGGCACGGCCGCCAGCCCTGCCGTGTCCGGCTGTTGTCTGCGGGTATCAGGAAAGCCGGTCGGTGGGACTACAGTAGCCAGGCGGGAAGTCCCACCTTTTGTCGAGATCGCCGGTGACGCATCTCTGCGTCCACCGGCGATCGTATCGCTGTTAGATCAACGCTTCATGCGACAGGCTCGTAAAGGACGGCTCGAAGACGTCCTTCACGGCGATGGTGAAATCGTGGCTGGTGGTGTTTCCAGCCGCGTCATAGGCCTCGGCGGTGAAGGTCAGGCTGTGGTTGCTTTCGAAGTCGATCGCCGCCTTGGTCTGGATCTTGTTGCCAACGAGCTTGAAGATGCCGTCCGCATCATCGGTCAGCCGCCATTTCACCGCACCGCCTTCCGGATCGATGGCCGAGAGAAGACCGACCGACGTACCGATGGCGACATTCTCGGAGATCGAGGTGCGCGAGAAGGCGAGATTGATCGGCGCCTTGTTGACCGGGGCTTCGTTGACGTCGAGCACGGTGATCGTGATGTCCTTTTCGACAGTGACCTTGCCGTCGGAGACCGCCACCTTGATCGTGTGCGATTTGGCTGTCTCGTAGTCCAAAGCCTTCGAGGTCACGATGCGATTGCCATTCAGCCGGAAATGATCGTCGGCCCCGTCGACGAGCTTGTAGGTGAGGGTGTCACCATCGGCGTCCTTGGCGCTGAGCAGGCCGAGCGTGGTCCAGATCGGCGTGTTCTCTGCGAGGGCGGTTTTCGAAAGCTGGATATTGGTCGGCGCGGCGTTGCTGCCGTCGGGCGTGAACTTTTCCTTGGCGAAATCGTAGACGCCGTCGGCAAAACGGGCGAATTCAACATCGGTCAGCGTATCCTTGCCTTCAGTGGCGCTCGTCAGCATGTGGCTGCCATTGTTCATCGCGAAGGTATAATTGGCAAAATTGCCGGAGAAGACCGCCGTGTCGATGCCGGCGCCGCCAAACAGCACGTCGTTGCCGGCGCCGCCTTCGAATCGGTCGTTCCCATCGGTCCCGAAGAAGTGGTCGTCGCCGCCGCCGGTCTTGACGTCGATGCCGAAGGCCGTGCCGAAGATATCTACGTGGCGGTTTGCCAGCTCGTCGGAAAGATCGGCATGGGCGCTGTCCGTCAATGTCAGTGCGAGGACATCGCTCTCGTAACCCGGCTTGTCGTATTTGACGATCTTGTCGAAGCTTTCGAACTGGGCGGCCGAAGCGAGAACCTCGGCTCCCGCCGTTTCAAGAATTTCGACATTCTTGATCGTCAGGCCGGCAAGCCCGATGAATTCCATGCCGGGGCCCAAGGTCGGCTCGATGACGCGCAGCGTATCCGTGCCGGCCCCGCCGTCGATCACTCCGGAAATCGCGGCAGAATGTGTCTGCAGGTTGATGGCATCATTGCCATCGCCGGCGTCAATATCGAAGGTCTCGGGGGCGGTGGAAATATTATCGCCGTCAGTGATCTTGTCGTCGCCCGCTCCACCCCTGAGGACATCATTTCCGGCGCCACCGAAGAGCTTGTCGTTGCCTGCGCCGCTGTCGAAAATGTCGTTGCCATCAGTCCCAGTCAACAGGTCGCCGCCGCCGCCGGTCTTGACGTCGATGCCAAAGGCGGCGCCGCTAATGTCGACCCCATAGTTTGCCAGTTCGTCGGAAAGATCGACATGTGCGCCGTCCGTTAATCTCAAGAAAACGGGAGAGTCCGGATCCGAGCTGATGATCGTATCGAAGCTCTCGAACTGCGCGGCCGAACCAACGGCTCCATGCCCTGCCGTATCAAGAATTTCGACGTTCTTGATCGTCAGGCCGGTGAACTGGCCGCCTAGCAACTTGTCAAGGCCAGCGCCGCCATCGATTGTTCCAGAGAGCGCCTGAGCATATGTCTCCACGCTTATGGTATCGTTGCCGTCGCCCGCATCGATGTCGAAGACTTCCGGAGAAACGCCGACAGAGTCACCATCAAAGATCGTGTCGTTGCCTGTTCCGCCCCTGATGATATCATTTCCGGCGCCGCCATAGATCGTGTCGTTGCCTTCGCCGCCGGTCAGCAGGTCATTTCCGTCGTTGCCATTGATGAGGTCGTCGCCGCCGCGGGCGTCGAAAATATCATTGCCGTCGGTCCCTAAGAAGTGATCCTGGCTGCTGCCGGTCGTGACATCGATACCGGAGACCCTGCCATAGATGTATACTTGGCCACTTGTCAGTTCGTCAGAGAGATCGGCATGGGCACCGTCCGTTATGCTCAAGTCGATGTCAAAACTGCCATTTTGTGCGACGATCTTGTCGAAGCTTTCGAGCTGCGCGGTCGATGCGACAATGCCAAATGGCCCTGCCTCGAGGATTTCGAAGTTCTTGATCGTCAGGCCTGTCAGAGCACTGGCTTGCAGGCTGTCGGTGCCGGCGCCGCCGTCGACTGTTCCGGATATTTTGAGGCTGACATCGTTTGACAGGTTCACGATGTCGTTGCCAGTGCCCGCATCGATGTTGAAGACTTCAGCGGCGTTTGAGAAATAGTCACCATCGTAAATCGTATCGTCGCCTGCGCCACCGCGGATGACATCATTGCCGACGTCACCGGTGAGTACGTCATTGCCTTCGCCGCCATTAAGCGTGTCGTTGCCAGTGCCGCCGTTGATCGAATCGTTTCCGCCTCCACCATTCAGCGTGTCTGCGCCGGCACCACCCCAAATAGTGTCGTTGCCTCCGCCTGTTGTGATCGCATTGGCACTGCCTGAGCCCGTCACGTTTGCCGAAACCGAGCCCAGCTCGTCGGCCAGGTCTGCCGTACCGGAGCCCGAAACTTGCAGTGTGACCGTAGCGAGAGGATTAGCGGCGGAGTAGCGGATAACATCGTATGCTTCGAACTCAGCGCCGGTCTTGATGATATTTACGCCGTTCGTGTCCAGAATATTCAAGGCCATACTTAAACTTTCCAAAAGAT contains these protein-coding regions:
- a CDS encoding cold-shock protein, producing the protein MATKGTVKFFNQDKGFGFITPDGGAKDVFVHISALQASGIQSLREGQQVTFDTEPDRMGKGPKAVNISAS
- a CDS encoding alpha/beta fold hydrolase, coding for MSKVTTKDGVEIFYKDWGPKTAQPIMFHHGWPLCSDDWDTQMLFFLEKGYRVVAHDRRGHGRSTQVGDGHDMNHYAADAAAVVEHLDLRNTVHIGHSTGGGEATHYVARHGQPQGRVAKLVIIGAVPPIMVKTAANPGGLPIEVFDDLRRQLAANRSQFYRDLPAGPFYSFHRPGAKVSEPVINNWWRQGMIGGAKAHYDGIKAFSETDFTEDLKIITVPTFVMHGDDDQIVPIADSALLSSKLLQNATLKVYEKFPHGMCTTHADIINPDILAFIKE
- a CDS encoding BA14K family protein gives rise to the protein MNRFAIIALSIATAFSGMPASAGPAFVPSPAQLAQPAPQSADARIVTVGCNNFTNCPGQFHNGRRWYPNRHHYSDRHSYSDDRYGWDRGYNRHYNRHYHDYDNTGAIIGGLAAGALLGGIIASQPGAYSSSGYSSHADYCYSRYRSYRAYDNTFQPSYGPRRQCR
- a CDS encoding S1C family serine protease, which gives rise to MGYMDKKIAPQNDGALIDAYSQSIASAVDTVGPAVSRIERVGGRQGHGSGFAISPDGLVITNSHVVDDAKVVRITTPDGLVTEGRVLGRDVDTDIALVRANTSTGAWAKLGDSQRLRRGHIAVAIGNPLGFEWTVTAGIVSALGRSMRAASGRLMEDVIQTDAALNPGNSGGPLVSSSGEVIGVNTAVIQGAQSIAFAVASNTANFVVSEILRYGQVRRAFIGISGDTIVLPRRVALAAGTVQTTSVRIRRVEPEGPAAKGGLQEGDYILAIDGSPVGGVDDIVRLMDGSRIGKDTEIMVFSVAGRIEKKILLPMARL
- a CDS encoding DUF3313 domain-containing protein, whose amino-acid sequence is MRYRRWRPDRVRSNPYTSSFSTRTSRFFSVALPLALAAAAAGCSTVPLKQAGTLSSYSNLGPPKGKLQKSRIYVDGAGLAPAKTVAIAPTTFAFSAATRIKSPADRTMVSNALDRALCISLSDEYRIVAQGEPADLTIRSVVTDIVPTNKAMAGVSTVVTVGSGFALPVGVPRLPVGLGGLAVEAEAVDGSGVQRAAMVWSRGANSLQNEPRVSEVGDAYGLASKFSSEFSRMLIARKEPKGLDLSLPSGQRMKSWLGGKPKYAACDAFGREPGLIGAVASNFGAPPQWTEKKPKPAAIYQPSAQP
- a CDS encoding DUF3828 domain-containing protein translates to MRLPTFILALAVSALAALPASAETYKTPKALLKALYSYNTDNSDAEAPSPYSIFFSDHLNELLQADLDNTPDGDVGAIDFDPVIAGQDGTASDVRIGQPILLDDKAEVEVQFENGEEVTLFYTLVRQHGGWKVDDIANQKGNNPWSLSALLGDAQ
- a CDS encoding sensor histidine kinase, with the protein product MDKAQDANPSLWWRLSWQLSLVFVGVVTAVTIGLCFYGATILSPNVALEDQITGVLASAVGLDAEGRLEIGDTPELDAFKREYDGLWYVAATTNGSFVSYGTIPAAYSDVARFTYLFEGADIRGSAGTDEIASVESVETGIGELRVLFGGVADKGWPVLTLMGAVYPIYLPLFAIALPAVFLAVPRIVGRGLASVSEVARKASEIDARRYDARLPLDGIPREVAPLVIAFNEALDRLENEYRKRQHFLIDAAHELRTPIAIMQTRIDGTPEGQDRRRLLDDVARLAETAEQLLDFERNDQATDLHEMVDLVEIARSVVADLAPVAIGAGYQISFQSEVESLKRKGSPSALPRAVSNLVRNAIDHGGGSGMITVSVSASGGGRISVADEGPGIPAEHRELVFEPFYRVTPKSTGAGLGLSLVKQITANHGGEVSIESGDAGTEVAIRL
- the dusA gene encoding tRNA dihydrouridine(20/20a) synthase DusA; translated protein: MTQKSPIFAVAPMIDWTDRHCRYFHRQISRQALLYTEMVVADAIIHGPRDRLLGHDAAEHPLALQLGGSDPAKLAEAVKISEPYGYDEINLNVGCPSDRVQSGTFGACLMLTPETVAECVAAMKRVATVPVTVKCRIGVDEQEPEQALPELITRVLDAGADAIWIHARKAWLKGLSPKENREIPPLDYDIVYRMKQRWPDIFIGINGGIRTLDEAAAHLEHVDGVMLGRAAYQNAAILSEIDQRFFGAPAAEPDWEALRDRMMAYAERHIAGGGRLQHVARHMVGLFTGLPGARRYRQILSTDAAKSGAGPEVLAAAFAAVDFSGTEQEAVSA
- a CDS encoding response regulator transcription factor codes for the protein MRILLIEDERELAEALSAALGKHGIVTDHTMHLADAVELTRQNLYDAILLDRRLPDGEGLSFIPELRRTGKDTPIIVLTARNEPKERVEGLDLGADDYLGKPFLVEELMARLRAVLRRAPGLAELQIAAGRMVIDPLHLSVTVATVPLDLPRRELLVLAALARRKGKTVLRSTLEAAVYNYEEEIQSNALDAHISRLRKRLIDAGAGVAIHNIRGVGYLMKEE